One window of Agromyces rhizosphaerae genomic DNA carries:
- a CDS encoding NYN domain-containing protein, protein MPTTAEPRVAIYLDFDNIVISRYDQLHGDMSYRRDTGRRSSTAKAETATKLEAATVDVDAVLDFAATFGTIAVARAYADWSNPVNASYRSQLIDRAVDLVQLFPLSATKNGADIRLAVDAVEDLFRLDDLTHVVIVAGDSDYVALAQRCKRLSRYVVGIGVAGGTSRALTAACDEFADYDALLQTDADVEEDERAAEEEAAAAAKSGGGKAASKGSSGGRKKGGSASEDADSGASDAEPEATPSTRHPGRLLIKALELLRAKNDDEWQQSGAVKNQMLRMDPGFQERRLGFGSFTDFLKSRGGVVEVDETPPHRVRIRPKKG, encoded by the coding sequence ATGCCCACCACCGCGGAACCCCGCGTCGCCATCTACCTCGACTTCGACAACATCGTCATCTCGCGGTACGACCAGCTGCACGGAGACATGTCCTACCGGCGCGACACCGGCAGGCGCTCCTCGACCGCCAAGGCCGAGACCGCCACGAAGCTCGAGGCCGCCACGGTCGACGTCGACGCCGTGCTCGACTTCGCCGCGACCTTCGGCACGATCGCCGTCGCGCGCGCCTACGCGGACTGGTCGAACCCGGTGAACGCGAGCTATCGCAGCCAGCTCATCGACCGCGCGGTCGACCTCGTGCAGCTGTTCCCGCTCTCGGCGACCAAGAACGGCGCCGACATCCGCCTCGCGGTCGACGCCGTCGAGGACCTCTTCCGGCTCGACGACCTGACGCACGTGGTGATCGTCGCGGGCGACTCGGACTACGTCGCACTCGCGCAGCGCTGCAAGCGACTGAGCCGCTACGTCGTCGGCATCGGCGTCGCCGGCGGCACGAGCCGCGCGCTGACGGCCGCGTGCGACGAGTTCGCCGACTACGACGCACTCCTGCAGACCGACGCGGACGTGGAGGAGGACGAGCGGGCGGCCGAGGAGGAGGCCGCCGCGGCGGCGAAGTCCGGCGGCGGGAAGGCCGCGTCGAAGGGGTCGTCGGGCGGCAGGAAGAAGGGCGGGTCCGCGTCGGAGGACGCCGACTCGGGGGCATCCGATGCCGAGCCCGAAGCCACGCCGTCGACCCGGCATCCCGGCCGCCTGCTGATCAAGGCGCTCGAGCTGCTGCGGGCGAAGAACGACGACGAGTGGCAGCAGTCCGGCGCGGTCAAGAACCAGATGCTGCGGATGGATCCGGGCTTCCAGGAGCGCCGGCTCGGCTTCGGATCGTTCACCGACTTCCTGAAGTCGAGGGGCGGCGTGGTCGAGGTCGACGAGACGCCTCCGCACCGCGTCCGCATCCGCCCGAAGAAGGGCTAG
- a CDS encoding 2-hydroxyacid dehydrogenase, whose product MTDAALTVTVPDATLRDALGPLPEGVNVFEWDFQGPPPAPELDLVVPPYMGGNAVLRALEGVPVRLVQSQSIGYDGVAGVLPAGHVFANATTVHETSTAELALALVLAAQRGIPRFVRAADEGRWAPVALPSLADRRVLLLGYGGVGVAIEDRLLPFEAVVTRVASRARESDRGRVHGIDELPELLPDAEIVIVGLPLSDATRGLVDDAFLSALPDDALVVNVGRGPVADTDAILAHAHRLRFALDVVDPEPLPDGHPLFAAPSVLISPHVGGASSAMLPRMAALVRRQVAHLLAGEEPENVVLRT is encoded by the coding sequence GTGACCGACGCAGCCCTCACCGTGACCGTGCCCGATGCGACCCTGCGCGACGCGCTCGGCCCACTGCCCGAGGGCGTGAACGTGTTCGAGTGGGACTTCCAGGGCCCGCCGCCGGCACCGGAGCTCGACCTCGTGGTGCCGCCGTACATGGGCGGCAACGCGGTGCTGCGCGCGCTCGAGGGCGTGCCCGTGCGGCTCGTGCAGAGCCAGTCGATCGGGTACGACGGCGTCGCCGGCGTGCTGCCGGCGGGGCACGTGTTCGCCAACGCGACGACCGTGCACGAGACCTCGACCGCCGAGCTGGCGCTGGCGCTCGTGCTCGCGGCGCAGCGGGGCATCCCGCGATTCGTCCGGGCCGCAGACGAGGGGCGCTGGGCGCCGGTGGCGCTGCCGAGCCTCGCCGACCGGCGCGTGCTGCTCCTGGGCTACGGCGGCGTGGGGGTCGCGATCGAGGACCGCCTGCTGCCGTTCGAGGCGGTCGTGACGCGCGTCGCGAGCCGCGCGCGCGAGAGCGACCGCGGGCGCGTGCACGGCATCGATGAGCTGCCCGAGCTGCTGCCCGACGCCGAGATCGTGATCGTCGGACTGCCGCTGTCGGACGCCACGCGTGGCCTCGTCGACGACGCGTTCCTCTCCGCGCTCCCCGACGACGCGCTCGTCGTGAACGTCGGCCGCGGGCCGGTCGCCGACACCGACGCGATCCTGGCGCACGCGCACCGGCTGCGCTTCGCGCTCGACGTCGTGGATCCGGAGCCGCTGCCCGACGGGCATCCGCTCTTCGCCGCACCGAGCGTGCTGATCAGCCCGCACGTGGGCGGTGCCTCCAGCGCCATGCTCCCCCGCATGGCCGCGCTCGTGCGCCGCCAGGTCGCGCACCTGCTCGCGGGCGAGGAGCCCGAGAACGTGGTGCTGCGCACCTGA